Proteins co-encoded in one Anolis carolinensis isolate JA03-04 unplaced genomic scaffold, rAnoCar3.1.pri scaffold_9, whole genome shotgun sequence genomic window:
- the thap11 gene encoding THAP domain-containing protein 11: protein MPGFTCCVPGCYNNSHRDKALHFYTFPKDAELRRLWLKNVSRAGVSGCFSTFQPTTGHRVCSEHFPGGRKSYLVRVPTIFPLRGVNERKGAGGGRRPRGHAPVHAAQAAQAAAQAAVLLTLQEAAAGAGSGGGAAEAAQALRAGMGAGSPEDVKPMDLTVQLELGGPAAAAAAAAAALVSPMSLASFLAQNGPLGAAEGGPPDHSYSLSSGTTSEELLRKLNEQRDIIALLEVKMKEMKGSIRRLRLAEAQLREEVREKDRLLHAATMGGHRKRHGL from the exons ATGCCGGGCTTCACGTGCTGCGTGCCGGGCTGCTACAACAACTCCCACCGGGACAAGGCGCTGCACTTCTACACCTTCCCGAAGGACGCGGAGCTGCGCCGCCTGTGGCTGAAGAACGTGTCCCGGGCGGGCGTCTCGGGCTGCTTCTCCACCTTCCAGCCCACCACGGGCCACCGCGTCTGCTCCGAGCACTTCCCCGGCGGGAGGAAGAGCTACCTGGTGCGCGTGCCCACCATCTTCCCGCTGCGGGGCGTCAACGAGCGCAAGGGCGccggaggagggaggaggccgcGCGGGCACGCCCCCGTCCACGCCGCCCAGGCCGCCCAGGCCGCCGCCCAGGCCGCGGTGCTGCTCACCCTCCAGGAGGCCGCAGCAGGAGCGGGAAGTGGCGGCGGCGCGGCGGAGGCGGCGCAGGCCTTGAGGGCCGGGATGGGCGCCGGCAGCCCCGAGGACGTCAAGCCCATGGACCTGACGGTGCAGCTGGAGCTAGGCGGGCcggccgccgccgctgctgccgccgccgccgcgctGGTGTCTCCCATGAGCCTGGCCAGCTTCCTGGCGCAGAACGGGCCCCTGGGCGCGGCCGAGGGCGGGCCCCCCGACCACTCCTACTCGCTCTCCTCCGGCACCACCTCCGAGGAACTGCTTAGGAAGCTCAACGAGCAGCGCGACATCATCGCCCTCCTGGAG GTGAAGATGAAGGAGATGAAGGGCAGCATCCGGCGCCTCCGCCTGGCCGAAGCCCAGCTGCGTGAGGAGGTCCGCGAGAAGGACCGCCTCCTCCATGCCGCCACCATGGGCGGCCACCGCAAGCGCCACGGCCTCTGA